A single genomic interval of Pseudomonadota bacterium harbors:
- a CDS encoding cupin domain-containing protein → MKAKFQTRKLDEMIEGALSALKKGGTSELPLIDGRIVSVHASPAKGSSEKMAMGVSALPANYSTPVHSHEAEEFALVMRGAGVISVDGVDIPVTAGSIVTVAPNIPHVTTANSDGPMVVYWTYSPAGSESRWDPKGEK, encoded by the coding sequence ATGAAAGCGAAATTCCAAACTCGAAAACTTGACGAGATGATCGAAGGTGCACTATCTGCATTGAAAAAGGGGGGCACAAGTGAGTTACCTCTAATTGATGGGCGAATCGTATCAGTTCACGCATCGCCAGCGAAGGGTTCTTCAGAGAAAATGGCAATGGGCGTAAGCGCACTTCCCGCAAATTACTCGACTCCTGTGCATAGCCATGAAGCAGAGGAATTTGCTTTGGTTATGAGAGGAGCAGGTGTGATTTCCGTTGACGGGGTGGATATTCCTGTGACAGCTGGATCAATTGTTACGGTTGCACCGAATATCCCACATGTTACAACTGCGAATTCGGATGGACCAATGGTTGTTTATTGGACATATAGTCCTGCAGGAAGTGAGTCTAGATGGGATCCAAAAGGAGAAAAGTAG